The DNA window GCTTAGGAAGTATCCTTGGAAATATTTTAGGCGGAGGGAAATAATTAATTTAATTTGTCATAAAAAAAGACCGGAGAGTAGTTCTCCGGTCTTTTTTATTTCTTTTACTTTTTGGATTTTTCTTCTGCTGCCACAAAGGATTTTGAAGCTTTTCTAGGTCTTCTTTTTCCATAGCTTCCGGCATTGATTTTTCCTCTTCTTGACTTTTTATCTCCTTTTCCCATAGTAATATGTATTTTGTTATTCTTACGAATTTAGAAAATATGATTTTAAAATCCAATAAATGAAGCTGTTAAAGTTTTATAAAAAAGAGCAAAAGTTCGAAGTTAATGATCGATTACTTCAGTAAAATCCTGCTTCCAGCTTCCCCGTTTTCTTATACCTTAATCGTTTTCCATTTTCCTTTTTTAAATAAAATAAAGGCAACAATGGTAATTAACGTCTCTGCTGCCGGAATTGAAATAAATACTCCTTTTGGACCCATTTCCAAATGCTTTGACAGGAAATAAGCCAGAGGAATCTGGAACAACCAGAATCCAAAAAGATTGACCCACGTTGGAGTCCAGGTATCTCCCGCTCCATTGAAGGCATTGATCATCACCATTCCTATTCCATAAAAAATAAATCCGGTACTCATAATGAACAGAGCGCTTTTAGCGAAATTTTTAATCTCAATTTCCTGAGTAAAAAAGCTTACCAGAAAATTTCCAAGGAAAATAAATATCAAGCTGACTATTAACATGAAAATCACATTATACTTCACTGTTTTCATTACCGATTGTTCTGCTCTCAGCATCTCATTAGCTCCCATATTTTGTCCAACCAGTGTTGATGCTGCATTGCTGAGTCCCCAGGCAGGAAGCATAAAAAACATCATGAGTCTTAATGCGGTCTGGTATCCGGCAGATGCATTCTCACCACCTGTAGTGGCAACGAGTTCCGCAAGAAAAATCCAGCTGCATGAAGCAATGACAAACTGAAAAATTCCAGGAGTTGCAATTTTTACAATGGATTTAATTAAACTAAACTGTGGTTTAAAATAACTGAGCTTAATACGAATCTGTGTATCCGCAATCAAAAGGTGATACAGCTGATAAATAACTCCAATACTCCGTCCTATCGTGGTTGCCAGTGCCGCTCCTGTAAGTCCCATAGCAGGAACCGGTCCAAATCCTTTTATCAAAACGGGACACAGAATAATGTTGGCAATATTGGCAATCCACAAACTTTTCATGGCAATCATCGCATTTCCTGCACCTCTGAAAATCCCATTGATTAAAAATAAAAGCATAATGATCGTACTGCTTCCCATCATGATTCTCGTAAAATCTTTTCCATACGCAGCAGCTTCAGGCTTTGATCCCATTAGAATTAAAATTTCTTCGGCATAGATTACTCCCAATAAACTCAGTATTAAAGTTATTGCAAAAGACACCAACAATACCTGGGCGGCACTTCTGGAAGCCTGTTCCGGGTTCTTCTCACCAATTCTTCTTGCTACCAAAGCAGTAGCAGCCATACTCATCCCAATGGCAATAGAATACATCACAGAAAGCACAGACTCCGTGAGACCTACAGTCTGAATAGCAAAACCACTTTCTTTCAAGTGCCCCACGAAATAGAGATCTACTAAGGCAAATACAGACTCCATCGCCATCTCCAGCATCATTGGAATTGCCAAAAGAAGAACGGCACTTCTTATATTTACTTTGGTAAAATCGGTTTCTTCTCCGCTAAATGCTTTTTTTAAAAAATCAATATATCGTATCATTTTCCAATTAATAATTTATGTAATCCCAAAAATACAAATCCAATTATTAGTAAAACTTAGCAATTGGTAATAAAATTTAATTTAGCTTTGTATATTCTTAAAAAATAATTCTTATGAAAAAAATAACTTCTACAATTTTTCTATTTGGAATTTTAGCATCTGCCAATATGCTTTCTGCTCAGAAGCTTACTCAGGAGAAGATGAAGGCCATTTATACCGATGATATCGCAACATTTAAAAAACATTTTGCGCCCGGAGATTACAATAAATGTTTTACTCTTGGAACTGAACAGTTCTCTCCACTTGGATTCAGTGTATTAGGTGGAAAAACTAAGATTATCAATTTTTTATTGGATAATAAGGCCAACATTAACAAAAAATGTACAGGAACTCCTCTTCAGATTGCAAAAGATGCAAAAAGAGTTGAGGTTGCCCAGCTACTTACTGAAAGAGGTGCTACCAGCAATTAAAAACTCATAAAATATAACTTTTAAACTTCCTTTCGGAAGTTTTTTTGTTTAAAAAACCTGTAAAAATCTTATCTTTGCCAACGAAAAATTCAAGGTTCTGAATTGAACCTTAAACATTGAACTTTAAACAAATAATTATGTTTCGATCGCACACCAACGGAGAGTTATCTCTAAAGAATCTGAATGAAGAAGTTACACTATCAGGATGGGTACAAACTATCCGTGATAAAGGATTTATGATTTGGGTAGATCTTCGGGATCGTTACGGAATTACCCAGCTGGTTTTAGATCAGGACCGTTCTTCCGCACAGCTGATGGAAGAGGCTAAAAAACTGGGCCGTGAGTTTGTGATTCAGGCCACTGGAAAAGTTATTGAAAGAGTCAGCAAAAACCCTAATATTCCAACAGGAGAAATTGAAATTTTAGTTGAAAAATTAACGATTCTGAATGATTCACAACTTCCTCCTTTCACTATTGAAGATGAAACAGACGGTGGAGAGGAATTAAGAATGAAATACCGTTACCTGGATATCAGAAGAAATCCGGTAAAAGATAAATTGATCTTCCGTCACAAAATGGCACAAAAGGTAAGAAATTACTTATCTGATGAAGGATTTATCGAAGTGGAAACTCCGGTTTTAATTAAATCTACTCCTGAAGGAGCCAGAGACTTTGTTGTTCCCAGCAGAATGAACCCGGGGCAGTTTTATGCATTGCCTCAGTCTCCACAAACCTTCAAGCAATTGCTAATGGTTGGTGGAATGGATAAATACTTCCAGATTGTAAAATGTTTCCGTGATGAAGATTTAAGAGCCGACAGACAGCCGGAATTTACACAAATCGACTGCGAGATGGCCTTTGTAGACCAGGAAGATGTGATGAATGTTTTTGAAGGAATGACCAAGACTCTTATAAAAGATATTACCGGTCAGGAATTCGGAAACTTCCCAAGAATGACTTTCGCAGATGCGATGAAAAAATATGGGAATGACAAACCGGATATCCGTTTCGGAATGGAATTCGTAGAATTGAATGAACTTGTAAAAGGGAAGGATTTCAAAATATTTGATGATGCAGAACTGGTTGTAGGAATTAATGTAGAAGGATGTGCAGAGTATACAAGAAAACAGATTGATGAGCTTGTAGACTGGGTAAAACGTCCTCAGGTTGGTGCTTCAGGAATGGTTTGGGTTAAATTCCAGAATGATGGTGTGAAAACCTCGTCAGTGAATAAATTCTACAACGAAGAAGATCTGGCAAAAATCATCGAAAAATTCGGAGCAAAAGAAGGTGACTTAATGTTAATTCTTTCCGGGAATGAAAATAAGGTAAGAGCTCAGCTTTCTGCTTTAAGAATGGAGCTTGGAAACCGTTTGGGATTAAGAAAAGGAAATGTGTTTGCCCCACTTTGGGTAGTGGACTTCCCATTACTGGAATTTGACGAAGAAAGTGGACGTTACCATGCCATGCACCACCCTTTCACCTCTCCAAAATCTGAAGATATTCATTTATTGGAAACAGATCCGGGGAAAGCAAGAGCTAACGCTTATGATATGGTGTTGAACGGAAATGAAATCGGAGGCGGGTCGATCAGAATTTTTGACAGAGATCTTCAATCAAAAATGTTCGACTTATTAGGATTTACCAAAGAAGAAGCGGAAGCCCAGTTTGGATTCTTAATGAACGCTTTCAAATACGGAGCACCACCACACGGTGGTTTAGCATTCGGGTTTGACCGTTTGGTTGCTATTCTTGATGGAAATGAAGTGATCAGAGATTATATTGCATTCCCTAAGAACAATTCAGGGCGTGATGTGATGATCGACGCACCAGCTTCCATTGCTGATGCACAACTCGATGAGCTGGAATTAAAACTAGATTTAAAAGCATAAATTTGAAGCGGGGTATTTGCCCCGCTTTTTTTATATACTATGAAAACTTTCATTCAGATACTTTCTTTAATTAACTTTTTATCAGTCTTGGGAATTGCAATATCTTTATTACTGATATTAATAAAAAAAGTAATTTACTATCCTCCTAATGCCATCAATGACGCTAAAGAAAAATCTTCAAAATACCTATCCGTATTCGGGTTATGTCTTTCATTAAGCACTGCTTGTACTTTTGGCAGCAAAGCACTTATAAAAAGTGATTTCCAAAAAACGCTGAAAGAAAATAAGATTATTCTAGTAGAAGTCAACGGATTTTCATTTGCTCAGGAAGATGCCGCCGACCTTTTTACAAAATTTGAAGGTGATCCCGGACGTTTCCATTGTGAATCTTATTTAGGATATATTACCTTTGAAAATGATGAGTCAATTCCTATTGAAGTTATTCAACATTGTTATGAAGAAAACAAATACATTATTGTTTCTAAGAAATATTCAACAGATGCTACAATTGGAATCATAACGACTTCAAAATTCGATTATATAAAAAATAAACCTCTTCCAACAGATCAACAATAATCCTCACGAAATTTATTTCATTTTTAAAATCTCTTCTCTTCCAGGACCGATAGAAAGATACCCTACAGGAATTTTTAATTCTGCTTCCAGAAAAGAAAGAAAATCTTTTAATTCTTTTGGTAATTCCGAATGATCTTTCATATTTGTAAAATCTGCATTCCAGCCTTGCATCCATTTCAGTACCGGACGGGTATTGTCGGATAGTGTTCCGGAAACAGTTTCAACAGTTCCGTCTTCAAGTTCATAATGTGTGCAAATAGCGACAGATTCCAGACCACTTAAGACATCTGCTTTGGTTAGTACCAATTGAGTCACTCCATTGATCATTACAGCATATTTTAACGCAGGAAGATCCAGCCATCCTGTTCTTCTTGGGCGGCCAGTATTAGAACCGAATTCATTTCCTTTGATTCTGATTTCTTCTCCAAGCTCATCAAAGAGTTCGGTTGGAAATGCCCCGTTTCCTACTCTTGTACAATAAGCCTTTGCAATGCCGTAGATTTCCCCCATTTTTTTCGGAGAAATTCCTAATCCACTACAAGCACCCGCAGCCGTGGTAGAAGAAGAGGTCACATAAGGATATGTCCCGTGATCAATATCCAACATCGCTGCCTGCGAGCCTTCCGCCAATATTTTTTTACCTTCTGCTAAAGCATGATTCAGATAAATTTCCGTTTCGGTACAATTGAATTTTTTCAGGAATTCTATGGCATCAAAAAATTCTTTAGTGATTTCCTCTAAAGGTGGTAAAACCATATCTCCGGCTGCCAGCATTTTGTAATCTCTCTGTAAAATATGCTTCGCTCTACTCTCGAAATCCTGAGTATAGATATCTCCAACCCTTAGATTCTGTCGTAAAATTTTATTCGAATAGGCTTGTGCAATACCATTTTTTGTAGTTCCTATCGTTGTATAATCAGGATTTTCCTCCATAAAAACATCAAGGAGCTTATGCGTAGGCATCACCAAATGAGCCTTTCTGGAAATAATAATATTTTGTTCCGGCTGAATGATGCCAT is part of the Chryseobacterium lactis genome and encodes:
- a CDS encoding 30S ribosomal protein THX; amino-acid sequence: MGKGDKKSRRGKINAGSYGKRRPRKASKSFVAAEEKSKK
- a CDS encoding MATE family efflux transporter; translation: MIRYIDFLKKAFSGEETDFTKVNIRSAVLLLAIPMMLEMAMESVFALVDLYFVGHLKESGFAIQTVGLTESVLSVMYSIAIGMSMAATALVARRIGEKNPEQASRSAAQVLLVSFAITLILSLLGVIYAEEILILMGSKPEAAAYGKDFTRIMMGSSTIIMLLFLINGIFRGAGNAMIAMKSLWIANIANIILCPVLIKGFGPVPAMGLTGAALATTIGRSIGVIYQLYHLLIADTQIRIKLSYFKPQFSLIKSIVKIATPGIFQFVIASCSWIFLAELVATTGGENASAGYQTALRLMMFFMLPAWGLSNAASTLVGQNMGANEMLRAEQSVMKTVKYNVIFMLIVSLIFIFLGNFLVSFFTQEIEIKNFAKSALFIMSTGFIFYGIGMVMINAFNGAGDTWTPTWVNLFGFWLFQIPLAYFLSKHLEMGPKGVFISIPAAETLITIVAFILFKKGKWKTIKV
- a CDS encoding ankyrin repeat domain-containing protein, which codes for MKKITSTIFLFGILASANMLSAQKLTQEKMKAIYTDDIATFKKHFAPGDYNKCFTLGTEQFSPLGFSVLGGKTKIINFLLDNKANINKKCTGTPLQIAKDAKRVEVAQLLTERGATSN
- the aspS gene encoding aspartate--tRNA ligase; amino-acid sequence: MFRSHTNGELSLKNLNEEVTLSGWVQTIRDKGFMIWVDLRDRYGITQLVLDQDRSSAQLMEEAKKLGREFVIQATGKVIERVSKNPNIPTGEIEILVEKLTILNDSQLPPFTIEDETDGGEELRMKYRYLDIRRNPVKDKLIFRHKMAQKVRNYLSDEGFIEVETPVLIKSTPEGARDFVVPSRMNPGQFYALPQSPQTFKQLLMVGGMDKYFQIVKCFRDEDLRADRQPEFTQIDCEMAFVDQEDVMNVFEGMTKTLIKDITGQEFGNFPRMTFADAMKKYGNDKPDIRFGMEFVELNELVKGKDFKIFDDAELVVGINVEGCAEYTRKQIDELVDWVKRPQVGASGMVWVKFQNDGVKTSSVNKFYNEEDLAKIIEKFGAKEGDLMLILSGNENKVRAQLSALRMELGNRLGLRKGNVFAPLWVVDFPLLEFDEESGRYHAMHHPFTSPKSEDIHLLETDPGKARANAYDMVLNGNEIGGGSIRIFDRDLQSKMFDLLGFTKEEAEAQFGFLMNAFKYGAPPHGGLAFGFDRLVAILDGNEVIRDYIAFPKNNSGRDVMIDAPASIADAQLDELELKLDLKA
- a CDS encoding adenylosuccinate synthase, producing the protein MDIVLGLQWGDEGKGKFIDLISEYYDITARFNGGSNAGHSIERNGKRITLKMIPSGIFMKEVQNLIGTGTVLDPVSFKKEILNLQIFDGIIQPEQNIIISRKAHLVMPTHKLLDVFMEENPDYTTIGTTKNGIAQAYSNKILRQNLRVGDIYTQDFESRAKHILQRDYKMLAAGDMVLPPLEEITKEFFDAIEFLKKFNCTETEIYLNHALAEGKKILAEGSQAAMLDIDHGTYPYVTSSSTTAAGACSGLGISPKKMGEIYGIAKAYCTRVGNGAFPTELFDELGEEIRIKGNEFGSNTGRPRRTGWLDLPALKYAVMINGVTQLVLTKADVLSGLESVAICTHYELEDGTVETVSGTLSDNTRPVLKWMQGWNADFTNMKDHSELPKELKDFLSFLEAELKIPVGYLSIGPGREEILKMK